The genomic DNA GGGGACGTTGTATCTCCTGCTGCGCCTGCTCGGCTGCCGGACGCTCGATGCCTGCATCTTCACGGCACTCGGGCTCTCCAGTGCCTCGGCGATCTTCTGGCTGCCTGTGCCCAACTCCTATACCTGGGGCTCCTGGTCGATCATGCTCTCGCTCGCCCTGCTCTTGCTCGCCGAACAGCATCGAGTCGGCGCCTTGCCCTATGTGCTCGCCAGCGCCTTCACCCTCAGCATCACCGTCACCAACTGGATGGCCGGTCTCCTGACGACGCTGGCGCGCTGGCCGTTCAAACAGGCGGTACAACTCTCCATAAATGCCTTCTGCCTGGTGGTGCTCTTGTGGGGAGCGCAAAAGTTCATCTTCCCGTCCGCGGAATTTTTCATCGGCAGCCGCAAGGAAGCGAACTGGATCAACCATCCTCAGTCCGGACAAGCGAGCAATATTGCCTCGTCGTTTGCCTTCCACACCTTCATCGCGCCGGCGATACGGTTCATCGATGACGATGGGTACATTCAGGTCGGCGACGACTCCGTTCGTCTGGCGCAACGCCTGGCGTTTCAATTTTCCACTCCCGGGTCGGCGGGCCCGCTCGGGTTGATCGCCGTCTGCCTGTGGTCGGCCTTACTTCTCAACGGACTCTGGCGGCTGGTGACTATGGATCGCCAGTTGCGCTTCCGCCTCGTGCTGGCAACCCTGTTGTTGTTCGAACTTTCGCTGCACATGGTCTATGGGGAAGAAACGTTCACCTACAGTCTGAATTTCACTCCGCTTCTCATCGCGCTCGCCGCGCTGGGCACGCTCAGCCCGGGACGCCCGGCGGTGCTCGTCCTTGCGGGCCTCCTCGCCCTGTGTGTCGGCATCAACAACTGGCAACAATTCAGGCAGGCCACGGAATCCGCGACCCACTTCACGCCGCAACGCGACGCGATGACCAGCCTGATGCGGAACGATCCGGACCGCCCTTGGCCCCGATCGGTCGGGCATATCCCGATGGCCGTGCCCGGCGCTCCTGAAGCCGAACATGCCTATCACGAGCCCGGTGGGGACTTCAGTCCGCAGGCCCCGAGTTTCGGTGTTTCGCTCTGGCTCTGCGATGCCGAGGGACGCCCGCTCGTCACCAGCCAGTCGGTGCCGCTCCAAGACATTCAGCAGACATTCGAACCGTCCACGCATCCTCATGTTCCCACCATCGCGACCAGGACGCCCTACTATGACGCCACCTGGACACGACTGGACGCCACCCATTGGGAGCTGCGGTTCAAGAATCATACGTCCCACACCCCGGTGATTGTGATTCGCAGCGTCGGGCCTGCCGGAGGACCGGTCACCGAGTTGGGCTGGGACGGCGAGCAGCTCGACATCAATCGTCGTTGGACCGTCCGCGTTACGCCTGCTCCTGCGAAGGTCTCTCTCGGAGACGAGCAGACCTTGAACTGGATGACGTCTGAATCGGCGAACCGGTCCTGGACCAATGCATCCGGCTGGGGTTACGCGCGTCTCGCGCTACCGGGGCAACTCTCAGAGGCGGGAGAGGAATACCGGCTCATCTTGTCCGACTTACGGATTCCCATTCAAATGCAGCGGTGGTATAGAAATGCACCTGAACAGCTCCATCTCGACCTTCCCGACAAACGATTTGAGGCTTCGCTAGCGGCACAGACGACTCACCTGATGATGAGTTTGATCGGCCGGGAAACCAGACCCGGCGACCCCATCTTTTTCTATCGCGCCTGGCAACGACAGGGGGCCTATATCGCGACCGCCCTCGCGCGCGCGGGTGACCCCCGCGTCAGCCGCGTGCTGGCCCAATATCTCGCCACCCATGATTTTGGCGGTGGGAACGGTCCCGAAGCCGATGCGCCGGGCCTGACCATCTGGGCCTTGACCACATCCGCAGACTATATCGCCGATCCTGCCCATGATCAGTGGTTGTGGCCTCATGTGCTCCGCAAGGCACAACGCATTGAGGCCATGTTGACGGCTCGCGCCCCCATCGAAGAATCTTTTACCGTCCCCTCTCCGTACGATCTCCAACACGGACAGCAGATAAAGAACAGTGTGCTGGCCAAACCGTCACACGACGGACTGATCGTCGGCCGTGTCGGAGACGAGTGGCCCTCGCTTTACGTGAATGCGGTGAGCTACCGCGGCTTGCTTGCCGCGGCCGAGTTCGCCGAACGGCTGGGGAAGCACCGGAACGCGACAGGCTGGCGAAACCATGCCCACACGTTACGCGACAATTGGCAACGCCGAAACCGCAATGGCGCCTCTGATGCCAAGATCTCGACGGTGAGTCTGGGACCATCAGCTTCGATAACGTCGAATCGCGAGCAATTGGGGCAAGCATTGACGGTCTATCGGCCTTCTCCCGACACGGCAACCGTCGCCACGCAATTGAGCGACGCTCATCTGGCCTTGCGACAGGGGCGACCGGACGCCGTCTGGGCTGCGCTGCACCGGCTTTGGACTCAGCAGGCATCGCCCGGGCTGTACACGTGGGATATGCCGAGGCCGGCGACCACCGATGTGGCGGATGGCTGGCAATACGTCAGAGGGTGGCGCAATCAGTCCGTCGTTTCTCCCGATTATGAGACGGCGGCGTTGCTCTTGCTGTTGCAGCAAGACATGCTGGCCTATGTGGACGACGGGGCGGCAGAGCCCACAGTGGTGATCGGCGCGGGCGTTCCCCAGGCCTGGATCGCACGTTCGATGACGGTCTCGAATCTCGCGCTTCCCGGCGGCTCAATCGATTGGCGATGGGACGGACATGCGATGCGGGTGACCCTGCGTGGCCCCTCGCGCAAGATTCAGTTGGGCGCCTCCTTCCCTGACGACACGGGCATGTCCGTCACACATGACGATCGTGCAGCTGATGTCACCGCACGCGTGTCCTGAGCCATCGGCATTCGAGGGAACGCCCCGACCATCACCCGAGCCGCAGAGTGGTCTCTCACCGCTTCGACTCGATCATTTTTCATTCAGTGCCCTCCCATTGCGATCCTGATGTCGGCCTGAAGGCAGAGGGCATCCTTCGGATGCAGCCTTATCAGCAGGCAGCACCGCCGACAATCATCTGACAGCGATAGCAATTGGAAGAAATCTAATGCTAGCCTAAGAGGCTACCGTTGACTGGCAACCACCATATTCCTCCCGAAATGGAAGCGGAAGGAACGGAGGCGAGATGGGCGAGGGACATCGCAACCGGCGGCAGACGCTTGCCATACTCTCAACCTCCCCGACCGGAATCATTACGAGCTTCAACGAGGCCTCTGAGCGCCTCTTAGGGTATTCCGCGGAAGAGGTCGTGGGGGCGCTTCCCCTCGCGGCGTTTCATGATCCAAGCGAATTGCAGCAACGTGCTGCCGCGTGCATATCCAAACCGGCGACCAGGGCGACGGACGTATTTCGAATCATCGTCGCGAACGCCGAACCGGGCCATACGACAGAGCATGATTGGACGTATCTTCACCGCAACGGCCGGCCCCTTCCGGTTCACCTCTCGATCAGCGCATTCCCGGACGGATCAGGCCATATCGCGGGGTATATCCTGGTGCTTCAAGAAATCCGCGAAGAGATACGGTCGAACGACGTGCTCCAACATCACGCAAAACTGCTCGACCTCGCCAACGATGCGATTCTAGTCCGCGACTTGGAGCGCGATACGATCGACTATTGGAATGACGGGGCGGTGCGCCTCTATGGCTGGACCAGCAAGGAAGCCGCGGGCGCCTATATCCACGATTTCCTGAAAACCACGTTTCCGCAGCCATTGGCGGACATCAAAAAGACCTTTTTAGCGAAGGGCTATTGGGCCGGGGAACTCCTGCACACGACTCGAAACGGCCAGAGGATCACCGTCTCCAGCCGGTGGACGTTGCTCAAAACCTCAGATGGCGCAGCCAGCGCAAGTCTCGAGCTGAATACGGACATTACCGAGCAAAAACGGGCGCAAGAAGCGCTGAAAGCCGCACATGAAGAATTGGAGCATCGTGTCGCGGAACGCACGGCGGCGTTGAGCGACGCCAATAGCCGCTTGCGCATCCTCTCCAGAAGGCTGATGGAAATCCAAGAGTTGGAACGTCGCGCGATCGCCCGGGATTTGCACGATGAGATCGGACAGGCGTTGACGGCCATCAAAATGAACCTTCGTGAGCTTGGCGAGCAGCGTGATGGTTCGACCGCCGCTGCGGACGGCAAACCGCTTTCCGACAGTCTGCAAATCCTCGATCAAGTGCTCCGGCATATACGCAACCTGGCGTTGGACTTACGGCCCTCCATGCTTGATGAACTGGGCCTAGTCCCTGCGCTGCGATGGTATATCGGAAGACAGGCCGAACGTGCCGGATGGAAGGTTCAGTTTCTGGCCGATGAGGTGATGACGCGCCCCTCTCCCGAAGTGGAAATCTCCTGTTTTCGGCTCACCCAGGAGGCCTTGACGAATGTCGCGCGGCATGCGAAAGCAACAGTCGTGGAAGTTCGTCTTGAAATGGGTCGCCGGCAACTCGACCTCATTATCCGCGACAACGGGATCGGCTTTGACTCGAACCTCCTCCGCACGGGCGCTCGTGCGGGGACGAGTGTGGGGCTCTCCGGGATGGAAGAACGGGTGCGCCTCGCAGGAGGACACATGGTGATCCAGTCAGCCCCGTCGACCGGAACTGAAATTCGCGCGACATTTCCGATAGGTCCGGAGTCGGCCGAGACAGAACATGAATAATATACGAGTACTCCTTGTCGAAGATCATACCCTGGTGCGCGCAGGATTCCGGGTGTTGCTGGAAAAAATCGAGGGGATCCTCGTGATCGGAGAGGTCAGCGACGGTCGAAGCGCCACGAAGCTCGCGAAAGAGCTCGACCCCGATGTCGTGCTCATGGATATTGCCATGGCGGGCATGAACGGGCTCGAAGCGACCCGCCGCATTCGGCAGGAGTCTCCGAGGACCAAGATTTTGATGCTCTCTATGTATACGAACGAGGAGTATCTCAAGGAGGCGCTTCGCGCAGGCGCCGCCGGTTATTTGCTCAAAGACGCGGATCGCAATGAACTGGAATTAGCCATCAAAGCCGTATGGCGGGGCGAGACCTACCTGACACCGAGCATGACCAAGTTTGCCGTCGATGCCTATTGTCAACAAGGAGAAGCGCAGACAGGCCCTCTGGCACGGCTGACCGGTCGCCAGCGTGAAATCCTCCAACTGATCGCAGAGGGATGCTCGACCAAGCAGATCGCACAACGTCTTGATCTGAGTGTGAAAACCGTCGAAACCCACCGCGCGCAGCTCATGGAGCGGCTCGATATCCACGATGTGCCGGGACTGGTCCGGCTAGCCATTCGCACCGGTCTCGTCCAGTCCGACTAGCCCCCACAACGCCCAGGTCCCACCCATCCTCAGGTGTAATTGGATCGATTTCCAGGGTATCCCTGATTCCGCCGGCATGGTCCATTGTGGCACCCTACCGGCGGCTAGTATGGGACCACCAGAGAGAGCAGAACCGCAATGGACTCGGAATCGATGAAGGCTGCACAGACCGAACTGGAGCACCTTGAGATGGCGTCAACGACGATACTGTCTCAGGCCAACGATCGCTTACGAGTTCTCTCTCACAGCCTGCAAGAGGCCGGGCAATTTGAACGGGGTGCACTTGTCCGCGCTTTACACGCTGAGATTCGACACACTCTTCCGTTGATCACACTGCGCCTCAACGAACTTAGGAGACAGCCTGAGCGTCCGGATGCTCCGCCGCATGCACAACAGGTTGCCGAGAGCTTCTACATCCTCGACCGGGCGCTCCGGCAGCTCCGTGCCTTGGCGTCGGATGTGCGGAACCACAACGCATGATCCGCTCGCTTTCAAAAGACGCTACCGAGGAACACGACTCATGTCTGCGCATAAAAGCTTCAGTGAACTGAGCCTGAAGAACCACCAATACAAAAAACTGGCCCTGGCATCTGCCATTCTCTTTGTTGCTGTCATTGCCATTCTCGTCCTCGAACTGATCGGGACCAAACACTAATCGCTCCTCACGAGTACGCCTCGACATGGGCGGGTATTCCCGATGAAACGAAATGGGGCGCACCATGATGCCAAGGGTCCGTTAGGTACCCCTCTTTGTGGGCCATCCGTCAGTGACGAAGCACCAGTGTCATCCAATCGACCTGCCACCATCCTCGTCTCCGGCACCATCGTTCTTGTACTTGTTGCCATCAGCCTCTGCTTCGGAGAAGTGTTGATACAGGCCGTGCACCTTTTGAGCAATGACCATCTATCCGTTGAGAGCATGAAAAACAAGGCAGGCCTGATCACGTCGGATCCGAACTTCGGCGGGCATGCCACAGAGCACGATGGGGATGTGCTGACAGAAATAACCCTCAGCGGGACGAGGCACCGAGTGCATCGCCCCCACCCTTCTATAGGTCTTCCACAGGTTCTGGATTCTGCAGTTGTTGAAGCCGAACGTC from Nitrospira sp. ND1 includes the following:
- a CDS encoding PAS domain-containing protein; its protein translation is MGEGHRNRRQTLAILSTSPTGIITSFNEASERLLGYSAEEVVGALPLAAFHDPSELQQRAAACISKPATRATDVFRIIVANAEPGHTTEHDWTYLHRNGRPLPVHLSISAFPDGSGHIAGYILVLQEIREEIRSNDVLQHHAKLLDLANDAILVRDLERDTIDYWNDGAVRLYGWTSKEAAGAYIHDFLKTTFPQPLADIKKTFLAKGYWAGELLHTTRNGQRITVSSRWTLLKTSDGAASASLELNTDITEQKRAQEALKAAHEELEHRVAERTAALSDANSRLRILSRRLMEIQELERRAIARDLHDEIGQALTAIKMNLRELGEQRDGSTAAADGKPLSDSLQILDQVLRHIRNLALDLRPSMLDELGLVPALRWYIGRQAERAGWKVQFLADEVMTRPSPEVEISCFRLTQEALTNVARHAKATVVEVRLEMGRRQLDLIIRDNGIGFDSNLLRTGARAGTSVGLSGMEERVRLAGGHMVIQSAPSTGTEIRATFPIGPESAETEHE
- a CDS encoding response regulator transcription factor, whose product is MNNIRVLLVEDHTLVRAGFRVLLEKIEGILVIGEVSDGRSATKLAKELDPDVVLMDIAMAGMNGLEATRRIRQESPRTKILMLSMYTNEEYLKEALRAGAAGYLLKDADRNELELAIKAVWRGETYLTPSMTKFAVDAYCQQGEAQTGPLARLTGRQREILQLIAEGCSTKQIAQRLDLSVKTVETHRAQLMERLDIHDVPGLVRLAIRTGLVQSD